One genomic region from Pyxicephalus adspersus chromosome 1, UCB_Pads_2.0, whole genome shotgun sequence encodes:
- the KIAA0753 gene encoding protein moonraker, which translates to MALDSQPGLSSVPGALHSLPFRSHDRDTQLRFNLGITTHPSNLAAQFSNPSPIIIEKISSFPHKSLENVASDDLLRNSCSSMSFSAVSEERLNLAVWLAKRDVKQKRLQEKLEGKKKSHPHSQCSARYRKGVIISNPEKAKARTFVKDRKPNRSINHEVTKSGAVVYVYTPDKNNSSVGVSESPPTHDPGPDHSPKTKGEQNEQEVKRLQKELLSHVRNIEELFKKECSRESLDPLEEARGKVRQQERAARSARMLYVIKQQVKEIQEDLEKLSPHKIKHTKKSQTMSRLAAVHRAAIRALQMFITQLNECGDQQIPSVYKELGYLIRQLSLCAAKLETGGDPAAFNITISILQQAEDLDLLLENKITSQAKNVSPKAAGGRPPQNRKNTGDTRSPVREGHGPPPVLKQKEPPEENQKRVNRRLVVDEPPQSLCAATQTEPGSAQETSLQERQAVLRSAMETIIHSGRLKGLPRTGAGQNRNKGVLIPQRPKGFRQPREMEPSLHAHFQKKTVAFKLKENRPFVREKRTPWVPPNPTSPPASPKRANWNREKRRLDGSPSTIFNESDSLKEKEIEREDHVTKEASRRLAWLDSEMEKRMHQLDDLYRKEISHLQDLRGEAHATKELVNDNFVKTKASRLQSNSHKHTSPEKQRDESLQDLDSFDQNVEIMPQEDRELEALIERMEEIEKYQESVRQRFHKIVYSDPDFWAQEEKERLHAVTDKKPTSPRPIRITKPTLKREPVVDILLEEPLEGDSLQINKKELSRSSSNIFIQRPTVQGKGLIPVSVPHQMLQSIQNYSERFDRHLRLTSHEEVGAFNPWRIAESLAEDLMNDALGEVAAELQDLCEGYAEAVFTSEFIEPTENRQFN; encoded by the exons ATGGCTCTGGACTCTCAGCCTGGGCTATCATCTGTTCCTGGTGCCCTGCACAGCCTGCCATTCAGAAGCCATGACAGAGACACTCAG ctgcGCTTTAATTTGGGCATTACAACTCATCCATCAAATCTGGCAGCCCAGTTCTCAAACCCGTCTCCTATCATCATTGAGAAGATTTCAAGTTTTCCACATAAATCTTTAGAGAATGTAGCATCTGATGATTTGCTTCGTAATTCCTGCTCCTCAATGTCTTTCTCTGCTGTATCAGAAGAACGCCTGAACCTGGCTGTTTGGCTTGCAAAGCGAGATGTAAAGCAGAAGCGTTTACAGGAGAAATTAGAGGGAAAGAAGAAATCTCACCCACATAGCCAGTGTTCTGCACGATACAGAAAAGGAGTAATCATCAGCAATCCTGAAAAGGCTAAAGCCAGGACTTTTGTCAAGGACAGGAAGCCTAACCGTTCAATAAATCATGAAGTGACTAAATCAGGTGCTGTGGTATATGTGTATACACCTGACAAAAACAACAGTAGTGTAGGGGTGTCAGAATCTCCACCTACACATGATCCTGGACCTGATCACAGTCCAAAAACTAAAGGGGAACAAAATGAGCAAGAAGTAAAACGCCTACAGAAAGAGCTACTTTCTCATGTGAGGAATATTGAAGAACTGTTTAAGAAAG AATGCTCCAGAGAATCCTTGGACCCCTTAGAAGAAGCCAGGGGCAAAGTACGCCAGCAGGAACGAGCAGCTAGGTCCGCTAGAATgctttatgtaataaaacaacag GTAAAAGAGATTCAAGAAGATTTAGAAAAGTTAAGCCCTCACAaaataaagcacacaaaaaaG TCCCAAACCATGTCTAGATTGGCAGCAGTTCACCGAGCAGCAATTCGTGCTCTACAGATGTTTATCACTCAGCTGAATGAATGTGGCGATCAGCAGATACCTTCTGTCTATAAGGAGCTTGGCTATCTCATCCGCCAGCTCTCCCTGTGTGCTGCAAAGCTGGAGACCGGAGGGGATCCAGCTGCCTTCAATATAACAATTTCAATACTTCAACAAGCTGAG GATCTAGATTTActtcttgaaaataaaataacttccCAAGCAAAGAACGTATCACCAAAGGCTGCAGGAGGTAGACCACCACAGAACAGGAAGAACACTGGTGATACAAGATCACCTGTTAGAGAAGGCCACGGTCCCCCACCTGTCCTCAAACAGAAAGAGCCGCCAGAGGAGAATCAGAAACGTGTAAACAGACGTCTTGTGGTTG ATGAACCCCCACAGTCTCTCTGTGCTGCCACACAGACTGAACCTGGGTCCGCTCAAGAGACATCACTACAAGAAAGGCAAGCAGTACTCCGATCTGCTATGGAAACAATAATTCATTCTGGTCGTCTAAAGGGCCTGCCTAGGACAGGTGCTGGTCAGAACAGGAACAAAGGTGTTCTGATTCCTCAAAGACCCAAG GGATTCCGACAGCCTCGAGAAATGGAGCCTTCGCTGCATGCacactttcaaaaaaaaactGTGGCGTTCAAGCTAAAAGAGAACCGCCCTTTTGTCAGGGAGAAGAGAACTCCTTGGGTGCCTCCAAACCCAACATCTCCACCAGCCTCTCCAAAAAG AGCCAACTGGAACAGGGAAAAGAGAAGACTGGATGGCTCTCCATCTACAATATTTAATGAAAGTGACTCactaaaggaaaaggaaattgaAAGGGAAGACCATGTGACAAAAGAGGCTTCAAG AAGGTTGGCTTGGTTGGATtctgaaatggaaaaaagaatgcATCAGCTGGATGATCTGTACAGAAAAGAAATCTCTCATTTGCAAGATCTTAG GGGAGAAGCTCATGCAACAAAGGAGTTGGTGAATGACAATTTTGTGAAAACAAAAGCATCAAGACTACAG tcCAACAGTCACAAGCACACCTCTCCGGAAAAGCAGAGAGATGAAAGTCTACAAGATTTAGATTCATTTGATCAAAATGTTGAAATTATGCCACAAGAAGATAGGGAATTGGAGGCCTTGATTGAAAGAATGGAAGAAATAGAA AAATACCAAGAATCTGTTCGGCAGAGGTTTCACAAGATAGTCTATTCAGACCCAGATTTTTGGGCACAAGAAGAAAAGG AACGATTACATGCAGTCACAGACAAGAAACCTACCTCTCCCCGTCCTATTAGAATCACAAAGCCTACACTGAAAAGGGAGCCTGTAGTGGACATTTTACTAGAGGAGCCTTTAGAAGGAGA ttCACTCcagataaacaaaaaagaattgtCTCGATCctcttcaaacatttttattcagcGTCCAACTGTACAAGGTAAAGGACTCATACCTGTTTCTGTTCCACATCAAATGCTACAAAGTATTCAGAATTACTCAGAGAGATTTGACAGACACCTTCGGCTGACATCTCATGAGGAAGTGGGTGCATTCAACCCATGGCGCATCGCTGAGAG CTTGGCAGAAGATCTCATGAATGACGCCTTAGGTGAGGTAGCAGCAGAGCTACAAGACCTTTGTGAGGGGTATGCTGAAGCGGTCTTCACTTCAGAATTTATTGAACCTACTGAAAATCGCCAATTCAATTAG
- the TXNDC17 gene encoding thioredoxin domain-containing protein 17, whose product MATHTEVKVHGYEEYCKEVEKHKGKTVFALFCGDKDEQGLSWCPDCVKAEPVIRAEMKHLPEDSVFIYCLVGERAYWKNPTNDFKKNLKLTGVPSLVKVGTVQKLTEDDCLKPDLIQMLFSDD is encoded by the exons ATGGCTACCCACACAGAGGTGAAAGTGCATGGCTATGAAGAGTACTGCAAGGAGGTGGAGAAGCACAAGGGCAAGACAGTGTTTGCTCTGTTCTGTGGGGACAAGGATGAGCAGGGGCTGAGCTGGTGCCCAGATTGTGTTAAAG CTGAACCAGTCATCCGAGCGGAAATGAAACATCTCCCAGAGGACTCTGTGTTCATATACTGCCTGGTTGGCGAGAGAGCATA CTGGAAGAATCCAactaatgactttaaaaaaaatctgaaacttACCGGTGTTCCCAGTCTTGTTAAAGTTGGAACG gtacagAAACTGACTGAAGATGATTGCCTTAAACCTGACTTAATCCAGATGCTGTTTTCAGAcgattaa